One genomic region from Argentina anserina chromosome 2, drPotAnse1.1, whole genome shotgun sequence encodes:
- the LOC126783575 gene encoding GEM-like protein 2 isoform X1 codes for MQARKDKSNMNTKMNGNPPPPPPPPPQIERKIYANLDQSNPYAQSPPVPSSNLPGNKRPIDKVLDTLNQCGKRVEGASKRVDTITDNVWNHLRMSPNLADAAMARLTHGTKALTRGDEKVFQQTFETIMLHEKLLHSYACYLSTSTGPVIGMLYISNKRIAFCSDFCHYISPAQPNTYYKVVLQLDQLRAVNPSANRWNPSEKYIQIVTRDGHEYWFMGFISYVKALSNLTHAINPSSGGTP; via the exons ATGCAGgctaggaaagacaaatctaaCATGAACACGAAGATGAATGGtaatcctcctcctcctcctcctcctcctcctcaaatTGAACGGAAAATCTACGCCAACCTCGACCAGAGCAATCCTTATGCTCAAAGTCCACCAGTTCCCTCATCAAATTTACCTGGCAACAAGC GTCCCATAGATAAGGTGCTTGACACATTGAATCAGTGCGGTAAAAGGGTTGAAGGTGCCTCCAAAAGAGTAGACACCATTACAGACAATGTCTGGAATCACT TGAGGATGAGTCCTAATCTTGCAGACGCAGCAATGGCGAGGCTCACTCATGGGACAAAGGCTCTTACAAGAGGGGATGAAAAAGTATTCCAGCAAACATTTGAGACTATCATGCTACATGAGAAGCTCCTGCATTCATATGCATGCTATCTCTCAACTTCTACTGGACCTGTGATTGGAATGCTGTATATTTCCAACAAAAGAATAGCCTTTTGTAGTGATTTCTGTCACTATATTTCCCCAGCACAGCCAAACACTTATTACAAG GTGGTGCTGCAGCTTGATCAATTAAGAGCAGTGAATCCTTCTGCAAATAGATGGAACCCCTCAGAGAAATACATACAGATAGTCACAAGAGATGGTCATGAATACTGGTTCATGGGGTTCATATCTTATGTAAAGGCCCTCAGTAATCTAACTCATGCTATAAACCCAAGTTCTGGTGGAACTCCTTAA
- the LOC126783575 gene encoding GEM-like protein 2 isoform X2, whose product MQARKDKSNMNTKMNGPIDKVLDTLNQCGKRVEGASKRVDTITDNVWNHLRMSPNLADAAMARLTHGTKALTRGDEKVFQQTFETIMLHEKLLHSYACYLSTSTGPVIGMLYISNKRIAFCSDFCHYISPAQPNTYYKVVLQLDQLRAVNPSANRWNPSEKYIQIVTRDGHEYWFMGFISYVKALSNLTHAINPSSGGTP is encoded by the exons ATGCAGgctaggaaagacaaatctaaCATGAACACGAAGATGAATG GTCCCATAGATAAGGTGCTTGACACATTGAATCAGTGCGGTAAAAGGGTTGAAGGTGCCTCCAAAAGAGTAGACACCATTACAGACAATGTCTGGAATCACT TGAGGATGAGTCCTAATCTTGCAGACGCAGCAATGGCGAGGCTCACTCATGGGACAAAGGCTCTTACAAGAGGGGATGAAAAAGTATTCCAGCAAACATTTGAGACTATCATGCTACATGAGAAGCTCCTGCATTCATATGCATGCTATCTCTCAACTTCTACTGGACCTGTGATTGGAATGCTGTATATTTCCAACAAAAGAATAGCCTTTTGTAGTGATTTCTGTCACTATATTTCCCCAGCACAGCCAAACACTTATTACAAG GTGGTGCTGCAGCTTGATCAATTAAGAGCAGTGAATCCTTCTGCAAATAGATGGAACCCCTCAGAGAAATACATACAGATAGTCACAAGAGATGGTCATGAATACTGGTTCATGGGGTTCATATCTTATGTAAAGGCCCTCAGTAATCTAACTCATGCTATAAACCCAAGTTCTGGTGGAACTCCTTAA